The genomic segment CAGTCCTTCCGTCAGGCCTTTGTTATATCCGACGGCAGCCTTAAAATTTTCTTTGCATCTCCCCTCTGTATCGTGCTGTTCGTTCTGACCATTATCTCTATTGTGGGGCCGGTGGTACGTGATTTTATCGTTAAAAGAAAGAACATCACTGCAAAAACCTGAGCCTGATTACCTTTCCCGGCCCTGTTCGGACCGGGACAAGGCCCTCTCTTTAATACTTTCTTCAAAGGCGCGGCGGGCAATGTATCAGGAACTCGATACAACGCCGAAGCCCGGGCTGGTTGACAGGCTTGATAAAGGTGCCCATACGGATATGGATTACGCTTGCTTTCGCCGAAGCATTGATGCGGTGGCTCCCTTTTTTCCCTCCGTCGCACTGCAGGCGGTGGGAAAATATCCGGATGCTGTTCTGTGGCGGGAGGTCCGAAAGACCGGACTCGAGGCTGAAGCTGCAATGTTCGCCGCCACCCGGGGGGTGAATACCCACAAGGGACAGATTTTTGTGTTGATGCTCCTGGTCGCCGCTGCTGTGTCGGAGGGGGCTTCCGGTATTCCGGGCCTTCGGGAGGGAACCCGAAGCATGGTCCGGGGTATAGTGGCGCAGGAGCTGGTCTTCGGGCTGGAGAAGAAAACGGAACTCAGTCATGGTGAAAGGCTTTTTCTCTCCCATGGCCTCACCGGGATCCGCGGTGAGGCGGAAGCCGGCTTTCCTGCAATTTTCGAATGCGGTCTGCCGGTCTATACCGCTATGCTCAGCAGAGGCTATTCCGTAAACGACGCATCCCTGCAGTCCCTGCTTGCCATAATGTGCAGTGTCGAGGATACGACAGTCGTACACCGGGGGGGCCTCGAAGCCCTGAGATTCATGCGGACCTCGAGCCTCGCGGCACTTGCTCTCGGTGGCGTACGTACAGCATCAGGAAAAGCTTACGTATCAACCATGAATAGGGAGTTCATCCATCGTAAGATTAGCCCCGGAGGGTGTGCAGATCTTCTGGCAGGAACCATTTTTGTCTATGAAGCAGGCCTTCCTGCAGCTTTGAATAGTACGGCGTTATGAAGGGCCCCTTCACCTGAAAAACTGGCAATTTTGCGACAACCCTCGGAAAGCCTATGCAAGTGCAAGCTTCTATCCTCTCATTGAAACATCCAAACTAAGCAGGTTGGATCCCTATGGATC from the Sediminispirochaeta bajacaliforniensis DSM 16054 genome contains:
- a CDS encoding triphosphoribosyl-dephospho-CoA synthase; this encodes MILSLKERTSLQKPEPDYLSRPCSDRDKALSLILSSKARRAMYQELDTTPKPGLVDRLDKGAHTDMDYACFRRSIDAVAPFFPSVALQAVGKYPDAVLWREVRKTGLEAEAAMFAATRGVNTHKGQIFVLMLLVAAAVSEGASGIPGLREGTRSMVRGIVAQELVFGLEKKTELSHGERLFLSHGLTGIRGEAEAGFPAIFECGLPVYTAMLSRGYSVNDASLQSLLAIMCSVEDTTVVHRGGLEALRFMRTSSLAALALGGVRTASGKAYVSTMNREFIHRKISPGGCADLLAGTIFVYEAGLPAALNSTAL